TACCTACTATCCGCTCGGTGGTTCGATGGCCGAGGTATTGAGCAACGCCGATATCGGTGTGGACGCCACATCGCGCACCACGGCGGCGTCGAAGGAGAACTCCCGGCTGGTGGCCACCGACAGGGCCCAGCTCGGCATGGCCATGGGCAGCACGCTCTACCAGGCCTACAAAGGCACCGGCCCATTCAATCAGGCCCTGCCGCTGCGGATTCTCTTCAACATGTATCCCGCCCCCCAGCACATCCTCACCGTCAAGGGCAGCGGGATCGAGACCTTCGAGGACCTCAGGGGCAAGGACGTTTCCATCGGCGCCCCGGGCAGCGGCAACCAGGTGCTGACCCACATGATCCTCGACGCCGCGGGGATGGATCCCAAGGAGGACTTCAACGCAGCGCAGCTCACCCAGCCCGAGGCCGTCATGGCGCTGAAAGACGGCAACGTGGACGCCGTTTTCTGGAACTTCTCCGCACCGGGCTCGGCCGTCATGGATGTGGCCTCGGTCCGCAAGATCAAGTTCATCGATCTGCCCAGCGCCCTCGTGGACAAGATCGTGGAAACCAACCCCTTCCTGATGCCCTACACCATCACCCCGGACACCTATCCCGGCATGGAGGCCCCGGCCAAGACCATCGCCGACGGCAACTACATGATCGTCAACAAGGATATGGACAAGGACATGGCCTACAACCTGACCAAGGTGCTCATCGAAAACAGGGACAAGTTCATGGACGTCACCCAGCAGGCCAAGCACTTCGTGCCCGAGGAAGCCAGTAAGGGCATCATCCCCTTCCACCCCGGCGCGGCCAAGTACTTCGACGAGCAGGGCTACCCCTGCCCCACGAAATAGCTGATTCGGCAGAATGCAGCACTGAAGCGGGGGCTCGCGCAGCCCCCGCTTTTTTCCTCAGGCCAACGGAACAGGTGAGGTTGCATAACAAGGAGTGAGACGGAATGGACGAATACAAAGACACCTCGCAGCGGCAAGGGAAAGAGGAGGCAGCCCGTGCCAAAAAACTCCAGGAGGATATCGAACGGGGCAAGCGCCATCTCGAGGGATGGCAGTACTGGGTCATAGCAGGCCTGGCGATCGCCGCCTCCATCTTCCACCTCTACACGGGAGCCTTCGGCCTCTTCTTCGCCATGAAGCAGCGTTCCATCCACTGGATGCTCATGGGGAGCATCATCTTCCTCCTCTACCCTATCTCCAAAAAGCGTCCCCGCGACAGGATCGACATCTGGGACTGGGGAACCATGGCCATGTTTGTCTGGTGCTGCCTCTATATCCTCATCAACTGGACGGAAATCGCCAACCGGGCGGGCTTCGCCACCCAGACGGATGTCGTCCTGGGCACCATCATGATCATCCTCACCATCGACGCGACCCGGCGGACCGTAGGATGGCCGCTTCCCATCGTGGCGATCATCGCCCTCCTCTACGCCCTCTTCGGGCCTCATCTTCCGGGCATCCTCCGACATCCGGCCTTTCCTCTCTCCGAGCTTGCCCCCTACGAGTATCTCAGGACCGACGGCATCTTTGGGGTACCCTTAGGGGTTTCCGCCTCGTTCATCTTTCTTTTCGTACTCTTCGGAGCCTTTTTGCAGGTTTCCGGCGCCGGCCAGTTCTTCATCGACCTGGCCATGGCGCTCACCGGACGCACCAAGGGCGGGCCGGCCAAGGCCGCCGTGGTCTCCAGCGCCCTCATGGGAAGCGTCTCAGGCAGTTCTGTCGCCAATACGGTCACCACAGGATCCTTCACGATTCCGCTGATGAAAAGCGTGGGGTACCCGCCCTTCTTCGCCGGTGCGGTGGAAGCGGCCTCGTCGACGGGAGGCCAGATCCTTCCGCCGGTAATGGGCGCCGCCGCCTTCATCATGGCACAGTTTCTGGGGGTGGCCTACTGGAACATTGTCATCGCCGCGGCGATCCCGGCGCTGCTGTACTTCTTCTCCGTCTTCATGATGGTCCATTTCCGGGCGGGACGGGAAGGCATCATGGGCATGCCCAAGAGCAAGCTTCCCCGCGTAGGGTACACGCTCAAAAGGGGCTGGCATCTGCTCTTCCCCGTGATCATCCTGATCGTTTTCCTCGCCCTGGGATACTCGGCGATCAAGGCCGTCTTCTGGTCCATCGTCCTCCTGGTGGCCGCCAGCTGGCTGGGGCCCAGGGAAAACCGGGTGACCCCTCAAAAGGTCATGGAGGCGATGATCGAAGGCGGGATCGCCGCCGTGGAGGTCGCCGCAGCATGCGCCTGTTCGGGGCTGATCATCGGCGTCGTCGGGCTCACCGGTCTGGGACTGGCCTTCACCTCCTTTATCCTCAGCCTCTCCCAGGGGATCCTCTGGCTGGCCCTGATCCTGACGATGATAGCCTCCATCATCCTGGGTATGGGGCTTCCCACGACGGCCAAGTACATCATCCTCTCCACGCTGGCCGCCCCGGCTCTGAAGGAGCTGAATGTGCCGCTGCTGGCGGGGCACCTCTTTATCCTCTATTTCGGCGTCATCGCCGACGTCACACCGCCGGTGGCCCTGGCGGCCTACGCCGGAGCGGGTGTGGCCGGAGCGAACGCGATGAAAACGGGCTTCGCCGCCCTGGGGCTCGCGCTGGCAGGGTTCATCGTCCCCTTCATGTTCGTCTACAACCCGGCGCTGCTCTTCCAGGCCCCGCTTCTCAAGGTGCTCCTCTCTGTGGGTACGGCATTGCTGGGGGTGGTCGCACTGGCCGCCGCGGTCCAGGCCTTCTACATGCGCAAGCTCCATCTTGTAGAACGTCTCGTCCTTGCCGCAACGGCCATCGCCCTGATCAAACCGGGCTGGGTCACCGACCTCGTGGGACTGGCCATTCTCGTTGGGGCCTACTACATGCAGCGCGTGAAGCCCGCACCGGAAGAGAAACCCCACGAGTCATCCGAATAATACATACCTGTTGGAGGTGAGAGAACGTGGCAACAACAATCATCAAATCGGTCATGTCCCCAAAAGAAGCGATCACACATGTCAGGGACGGCCAGCGGATCATGGTGGGCGGCTTCAACTACGGCGGGATCCCCTACACCCTGGTGGACGCCCTGGTCGAGGCAGGGACCAGGCATCTGAGGCTCATCGCAAACGACACCGCCTATGAGGACGTAGGGCACGGGAAGCTGGTCTGCAACGGACAGGTGGACAGCGTCATTGCTTCCCACGTAGGACTCAACAAGACCACCGGCGCCCTCTATCATGAAGGGAAACTCGATCTCGAACTGTCCCCCCAGGGCACCTTTGCCGAGCGGATCCGAGCCGGCGGCTTCGGACTGGGAGGCATCCTGACCCCCACCGGCATCGGCACCGTCGTGGAAGAGGGCAAGGAAATCATCGAAGTGGACGGAAGAAAATACATCCTCGAGAAACCGCTGACCGCCGATGTGGCCCTGATCAAGGGACACAAGGCGGACAGGATGGGCAACCTGACCTACTTCGGGACCAATCAGAACTTCAACCCCGCCATGGCGACCGCCGCCGAACTGGTCATCGCCGAGGTGGACGCCATCCTTGAGGTAGGAGAGCTCGACCCCGTCGAAGTGGTCACACCGGGGATGCTTGTGGATATTCTTGTCGTAAAGGGGGATTCCTACTATGCTGCCAGAACTTGATAAAGATACCATCAGGAACCGCATCGCCCGTCGCATCGCACAGGAGTTCCACGACGGCCAGATCGTCAATCTCGGCATCGGGATCCCGACACTGGTTTCGGACTATATCCCCGAAGGCGTGCGGATCATCTTCCAGACCGAGAACGGGGCCGTCTGCGCCGGCCCGAAGCCGGAAGAACCGGACCTCCGTTTCATCGGTGCCGGAGGCAGGCCCCTTTCCATTCTGCCCGGCGGAGCCCTGATCCCCAGTGACCTCAGTTTCGGTCTCATCCGCGGCGGCCACCTGGATGCCACGGTGCTGGGCGCCCTGCAGGTGGACGAGAGCGCCGACCTCGCGAGCTGGATGGTGCCCGGCAAGCGGGTCCCCGGCATGGGCGGCTCCATGGATCTGGTCACCGGCGCCAAACGGGTGATCATCGCCACGACACATACCACCAAGAAGGGGGAGGCCAAGCTGATCCCGAAATGCACCTTCCCTCTCACCGGCATCGGCGTGGTGAGCATGGTGGTCACCGAATACTGCGTCATGCGCTTCCAGGAGGGCAAAATGGTGCTCACCGAGCTGGCGCCACAGGTCACCGTGGACGATCTGCGCGAGGTCACCGAAGCACGGTTCGAAACCGCCGACGAGGTCAAGACCATGCTTGCTGTCGAAGAGGAGGTCCACCAATGAGCAATGCCGTCATCGTCAGCGCCTGCAGAACGCCGGGAGGCAAGTACGGCGGCGGTCTGGCCGGCCTGAAGGCCACCGACCTGGGTGCCCTGGCGATCCGGGAATCCCTGCGCAGGGCAGGGGTGAGCGACGATGTGGTCGACGAGGTGGTCATGGGCAACGGATGGCAGGCCGGGGTGGGCGCCAATCCGGCGCGCATCGCCACCTACCGCTCGAGACTGCCGGTCTCCGTGCCCGCCTATACGGTGAACAAACGCTGCGGTTCCGGGCTGAAGGCCATCATGAACGCCGCCGACCGGGTGCGTCTCGGCGACATCGACCTGTCCGTCGCCGGCGGCATGGAAAGCGCCTCCAATGTCCCCTATCTGCTCGAGGAGGCCCGCTGGGGCCATCGGATGGGCGACAAGAAGACCTACGACGCCCTCCACCGCGACGGATTGATGTGCCCCCTGGCGGAGATGATGATGGGTGCCACGGCGGAGATCCTCGCCGAGGAGCACGACATCTCCCGGGAGGAGCAGGACGCCTTCGGCCTGCGGAGCCACCAGCGGGCGCTGGAAGCCATCGACAGCGGCGCCTTCGCAGAGGAGACCTTCCCCGTGACGGTCACGCTCCGCAAAAAAGGCGAGGTCACCATCGACACCGACGAGATCCCCCGCCGGAACACCTCCATGGAGAAGCTCGGGAGACTGCCCGTCCTGTTCAAGGAGAACGGCACCGTCACCGCGGGCACAAGCTCGGCGCTCTGCGACGCCGGCAGCGCCGTAACGGTCACCTCCCCGGAGTGGGCGAAGGGCAACGGTCTGGAGCCGATCGCCGAGATCCTGGCCTACGACTCCGGTGCCACCGAACCGGACCACATGGGGATGGGCCCCACTGTCGCCGTGCCGAAGGCCTTGGAGCGGGCCGGGCTTTCCCTTGAGGATATCGATCTGATCGAGCTCAACGAGGCCTTCGCCGCCCAGGTCCTGGCGGTGCACCGTGACATGCCCTTCGATATGGACCGCTGCAATGTCCACGGCGGGGCCATCGCTCTGGGACACCCCATCGGCGCAACGGGCGCCAAGATCCTCACCACCCTCTACTACGCCCTCAAACACTCCGACAGGGAGCTCGGTCTGGCCACCGCATGCATCGGCGGCGGTCAGGGCGTAGCCATGGTGATCCGGCGTCTCGTCTGACCGCCGATTCACGCTCCCATACCCGCAGGGCATCCGGCCTCCCGGCTGGATGCCCTGTGTTTCTTCCCTCATGTATAATGGCGGTGATTCTACAGATACGGCACGTTCAGACACCCTGGAGGGAAGACCATGGGGACCACCAGAAAGCGTCTCCGACGCATGCTCGGGGAGCCCGCCGCGGCACCTCACGCCCCGGAGGCCCCCGCCCCGCACAACCTGCCCACCGGTGAATGGCTCGACGAAGGCGTCTACGGCATGGAACAGA
Above is a genomic segment from Synergistales bacterium containing:
- a CDS encoding TAXI family TRAP transporter solute-binding subunit — encoded protein: MKRLMILGTVAAVLTFASVAFATTFITIGSGGVGGTYYPLGGSMAEVLSNADIGVDATSRTTAASKENSRLVATDRAQLGMAMGSTLYQAYKGTGPFNQALPLRILFNMYPAPQHILTVKGSGIETFEDLRGKDVSIGAPGSGNQVLTHMILDAAGMDPKEDFNAAQLTQPEAVMALKDGNVDAVFWNFSAPGSAVMDVASVRKIKFIDLPSALVDKIVETNPFLMPYTITPDTYPGMEAPAKTIADGNYMIVNKDMDKDMAYNLTKVLIENRDKFMDVTQQAKHFVPEEASKGIIPFHPGAAKYFDEQGYPCPTK
- a CDS encoding TRAP transporter permease, encoding MDEYKDTSQRQGKEEAARAKKLQEDIERGKRHLEGWQYWVIAGLAIAASIFHLYTGAFGLFFAMKQRSIHWMLMGSIIFLLYPISKKRPRDRIDIWDWGTMAMFVWCCLYILINWTEIANRAGFATQTDVVLGTIMIILTIDATRRTVGWPLPIVAIIALLYALFGPHLPGILRHPAFPLSELAPYEYLRTDGIFGVPLGVSASFIFLFVLFGAFLQVSGAGQFFIDLAMALTGRTKGGPAKAAVVSSALMGSVSGSSVANTVTTGSFTIPLMKSVGYPPFFAGAVEAASSTGGQILPPVMGAAAFIMAQFLGVAYWNIVIAAAIPALLYFFSVFMMVHFRAGREGIMGMPKSKLPRVGYTLKRGWHLLFPVIILIVFLALGYSAIKAVFWSIVLLVAASWLGPRENRVTPQKVMEAMIEGGIAAVEVAAACACSGLIIGVVGLTGLGLAFTSFILSLSQGILWLALILTMIASIILGMGLPTTAKYIILSTLAAPALKELNVPLLAGHLFILYFGVIADVTPPVALAAYAGAGVAGANAMKTGFAALGLALAGFIVPFMFVYNPALLFQAPLLKVLLSVGTALLGVVALAAAVQAFYMRKLHLVERLVLAATAIALIKPGWVTDLVGLAILVGAYYMQRVKPAPEEKPHESSE
- a CDS encoding 3-oxoacid CoA-transferase subunit B; translation: MLPELDKDTIRNRIARRIAQEFHDGQIVNLGIGIPTLVSDYIPEGVRIIFQTENGAVCAGPKPEEPDLRFIGAGGRPLSILPGGALIPSDLSFGLIRGGHLDATVLGALQVDESADLASWMVPGKRVPGMGGSMDLVTGAKRVIIATTHTTKKGEAKLIPKCTFPLTGIGVVSMVVTEYCVMRFQEGKMVLTELAPQVTVDDLREVTEARFETADEVKTMLAVEEEVHQ
- a CDS encoding thiolase family protein is translated as MSNAVIVSACRTPGGKYGGGLAGLKATDLGALAIRESLRRAGVSDDVVDEVVMGNGWQAGVGANPARIATYRSRLPVSVPAYTVNKRCGSGLKAIMNAADRVRLGDIDLSVAGGMESASNVPYLLEEARWGHRMGDKKTYDALHRDGLMCPLAEMMMGATAEILAEEHDISREEQDAFGLRSHQRALEAIDSGAFAEETFPVTVTLRKKGEVTIDTDEIPRRNTSMEKLGRLPVLFKENGTVTAGTSSALCDAGSAVTVTSPEWAKGNGLEPIAEILAYDSGATEPDHMGMGPTVAVPKALERAGLSLEDIDLIELNEAFAAQVLAVHRDMPFDMDRCNVHGGAIALGHPIGATGAKILTTLYYALKHSDRELGLATACIGGGQGVAMVIRRLV
- a CDS encoding CoA transferase subunit A; the encoded protein is MSPKEAITHVRDGQRIMVGGFNYGGIPYTLVDALVEAGTRHLRLIANDTAYEDVGHGKLVCNGQVDSVIASHVGLNKTTGALYHEGKLDLELSPQGTFAERIRAGGFGLGGILTPTGIGTVVEEGKEIIEVDGRKYILEKPLTADVALIKGHKADRMGNLTYFGTNQNFNPAMATAAELVIAEVDAILEVGELDPVEVVTPGMLVDILVVKGDSYYAART